The nucleotide sequence TAAAAGATCATTAAAGGTAGAATGGTTGTAATACCGGCTTCTTTCGCGATCTCCCATGAGCCAATACCCGGTAGATTCGTCAAGATACTCACCGATATAAGGTCTACCTCTATAGTATTGAGATTCCACATACAAATCCAACAGCTGGTAATAATCCTCTTTTTGAACAATATTCTGGTTATAATCATTCATAAAATTTGCCAAAGCAGTCATGGTTTGCGAAGTTGCAAAGGGCCATACCGCTCCATCCCATTCGCATGTCCCTGTACCGTGAGTTCGAAAACGAGGGCTTCTCCGCTCTGCTGTCGTTAAACCGAAAGGAGCTAAAAAACCTGCTTCATTTTTCACCTGTTTCCAGGCTTCATTGTATTCTGAATTTTCATCAGGTAAATTGAAATACCAAGGTATAAAACCAATAGCCTCCCGAACATTTGCGCAGGTATCATTTTCTGTAAAGGTTTCAAAAAATTGATCTTTCGGATTCCATAAGTGCTGTTCTACAAGCTGTTTTAATGTATCTGCTTTTTTATCGAATCTACTGGCAAGTTGTTTATCCCCTGTCATTCGAGCCATTTTGGCAATAGCCTTTGCGTTTCCGTACATATAACTATTAATGGTTGGTCGTGCATTCTTTATATGACGGCCGCCACTTAGAGATTCTTCCATACCGTCTTTCACATCATGTTGCCAAAAAAGACCATCATCTCTCTTTCTATCGCCTTCCCATGCCTCATATTCTTCAACCAAGTCAGGAAACATATCTAGCAAGTAATTTTTATTCTGATCTACCAAGAACTTATCGTAAAGACTAGAAGCTGTCCAACTACTAAAAGTCCTAAGTTTCTCCATATTTTCGCCGTCATTTCCTCGAAACCATACGTGAACATCCTGATTTATATAATCTCGATTATGCAACCAGCGAAATTCGTGAATATGATGACTTAAAGCACAGCTTATTAAATTGTATTTATCAGCATAAGATCGATCTACTAAAAACTCTGTTATCGCATAGCCCTCTGGGGTTTTCTTAATATGTTTTCTTGCCGTCCACCAACGGTAATAAAACATTTCTTCAAAGCTTTTCTGTGAGGTTTCAAACAATGGTATATTCTGTTGCATCCAATTCCATGAACTATCATTGGGTATAGCTTGGGCTATATTTTCACCTTCCATAGTATTGAATTTATCAGCATATTTTTTAAAATTCTCAGTTCTAAGAATAAAGGATTTCGATGATACAGAAGTTTGTTTGTTCCGTTCGTCCTGAGCATCACATGAATAAATCAAAGTGCAAATGCTTAATAGAAGATATATTTTCAGATCATTTAGATTCATAAATTTTATTTTGATGAAAAAGTATAGGTTTTACCTTTTTCAGTTTCAATATCGTATTCGTAGTATTTAGGAAGTTCAGGTTGACTCGTTTGTGATTTATCTTTAATTATTGGTTGCTGAATTGGATTGATTTTGAAAAATGAATTTGAATTTTCTCCTTTTGCTAATTTTAATTTTTTTAGATCCATTTTTGATTCCGTGCGTAACCGAAGATTCCCTCCAAGATTCGATTTGATAGTTACCTGCTGAATTTTGTTATTTGACCATTTCAGTTCTTCAATAGTAAAACCACCTCTGGCCCTAATCCCTTTTATCGAACCAGTATTCCAGGCATCTGGTAAGGCTGGTAATAAATGAACGGCCCCTTCATGACTTTGCATCAACATTTCAGCAATTCCTGCAGTAACACCAAAATTGCCATCGATTTGAAATGGTGGATGCGCATCTAACATATTCGGATAACTTCCTCCTCCATCATCTCCAACCAAGCTCAATTGGTCATTCAAAAGTTTGTAAGCATGATTTCCATCTAAAAGTCGAGCCCATAAATTTACTTTCCACCCCATAGACCATCCTGTAGATTTATCGCCGCGATGTTCTAAAACAACCTTAGTTGATTCAAATAATTCTGGATTTCTAAAAGGTGAAATCTGGTTACTAGGAAATAAACCGTATAAATGAGAAATATGACGGTGATCGTCTTCAGGATCATCCCAGTCTTTTAGCCATTCTTGCAGCTGCCCGTATCGACCAATTTGCATTGGCGCAAGTTTTTGTTTCGCTGAGTTTAATTGCTGAACAAAATCCTTGTCTTTATTTAAAATTTTGGCCGCTTCAGCAGTATGAGTGAACAGATCAAACATTAATTGCTGGTCCATTGTGGCTCCTGCCGTAATTGAAGCATTTCCTTCACCACCACCATGAGAATTTTCAGGGGAATTGGAAGGTACTACAACCAGATATCCAAACTCTGGATGTGGCACCATAAAATCCAAAAAGAATTCAGCTGAACCTTTCAATATTGGATAAATCTCATCCAGATATTTTTTATTACCTGAATAGTTGTAACGTTCCCATAAATCCTGCATTAACCAAGCTCCGCCACTTGGCCACATTCCGGAATGGGAATTGTCGATGGGACCGGTTATTCTCCAGATATCGGTATTATGGTGTAATACCCAGCCATCTGCATCATACATTATCTTTGCAGTTTCTCTTCCTGTTTCGCTTACTTCTTTTGCAAGTTGAATGAAAGGTTCATGCATTTCTGACAAATTAGTAAGCTCAGCAGGCCAGTAATTCATCTCTGCATTAATGTTCATCGTATACTTACTTTCCCAAGGCGGAAATAGCATATCGTTCCAAATACCTTGTAGGTTAGCCGGTTGGCCGCCAGGTTGAGAACTGGAAATGAGAAGATATCTCCCAAATTGGAAATAAAGCTCTACCAGTTGAGGGTCGTACTGTTCTGAAAAATTTTTTATTCGCAGATTCGTAGGCTGATCTAGCGCTTCTGTTTTACCGAGTATTAAAGAGACTCGATTAAAGAACTTTTGATAATAATCCGAATGATTTTTTTTTATTGATTCAAAGTCTTTTTTTCTAGCATTATTCAGCAAGCTTATAGTCTTCTTACGAACATCTTCTGAAAGATCTTTGTAGTTTTTGAAATTCGTAGCAATAGAAATATAAATAGTAGCAGAATCTGCATCTTTTATTGCGATAGTCCCATTTTCCGACTTCACAGATCCACCCACTGTTTCGACAGCCAGCCTGCCTTCAAAATCTACGCCTCCGCGCAAACCTTCATGATTACTGGAGGTTCCGTCTAACATAATTACATCTCCACGACTTACAGGATCTGTTTTATCATACGGACTTTGCATCAGGATATTCGTAGTTATCATTCCTGGTCTATCTGCTGAAAGTTTTACGGCAATTACATCATCTTTAAACGCTGAGAGTATTTCTCTATTAAAAGTTACTCCATCAACTTTATAAGAGACTGAAGCAATTGCATTTTGAATATCCAAATCGCGATAATAATCAGTATAGTTACTATGACCTGCAAAGGATATATAAACATTACCAAAAGTCTGGTAAGGCATTCCATTATTGGTTTGCGATCGAATATCGCTTGTTGCCAAATCCTGGGCTTCTTTGTATTTACCTTCAAAAATTAGTTTTCTGACTTCTGGCAAAGCCTCTAAAGCTTTTTCATGAGCAATACTGTTTGGCTGGCCTGCCCATATCGTTTCCTCATTTAGCTGCAAACGTTCTACAGAAGGACTTCCAAAAACCATTGCTCCTAAGCGTCCATTTCCTATAGGTAAAGCTTCGTTCCAGTTTTCTGCAGGCTTGTCATACCATAATTTCAAATTATTTTTTGACTGTCCGAACAGCGAACTAGTAAAAAATAGCATCAAAATAATACCGATATGGCCTAAGAGTTTACTCATACTTTTATTTTTCATAGGTTAAACCGAAAAGGGCATATAATTGATTAATATCGTGCATAGCATTCTTTGGCAGTTGTTCTCCATTATCTCCAAACACTTTCATTTCATTTTCTGTTTCTAAAGAAATATTTTCCAAAATCTCTCCATTTTTAACGATTTTTGATAAGTCTAAATCAAGATATTTTGCCATAAATGGATACATCGCTTTACGCTTTGATTCTTTATAATTATGGCCTTCATCAGCAAAATGTTGATTTTCCAATTTTCCTTCAGCATTGTAAAAGGAGTACACCTTTTTTATAAAAGGATACTCTATTTCAGGTACATGTTTTGTCCAATCTTGCCCATCTGAAACTATTAATTGAGGCCTTGGAGCTGCCATTGCCGATATTTCAGCATTATTGGTTCCGTTACCACATAAATGAATTGGCTGACCACTTTCACAAGGACAACCTCCCGAAAAATAAGATGAAACCATTACCACAGGAACCGATACCTTAATTCGATCATCAATAGCCGTTAAAAATAACGAATGTGACCCACCACCAGAGCCGCCGGTAATTGCAACGCGATTAGCATCTGCTTCAGCAAGTTTCAATAAATAGTTTAGTAATTTTATACCATTTAAAACCTGAATGGTTTGCGCAATACTCGTTTTATGATATTCTGAAGCAAACTGTAAAGTAGATTCTCCCCAACCAAATAGATCATAACTAACCACAATTGCTCCCATTTTCGCAAGATTCGCACATCTAATTTGTTCGCTTTCGCGATACCGCCCGTCTCCAAAATGACCATTAGGGGATAGAATTACTGCACTTTTATTTTTAGTTTTTAAAGGTCTGTAAATAGACCCTGTAGCATAAACCCCTGGAAGTACTTCAAGCCCAATATTCTCTACGCTATATCCTTTATATTTTCTTTTTTTAGTAATGACCACTTGTGGCTTTTCTAAAACAGGAGCATCGTTTATTTTTAACGCCTCGATAATACAAGCTTTTAAAGAAGCTTTTCGCTCTTCCCATTCCGATTTATTGGTGTAGAGATTATTAAGATACTCCAGTCTTCGTTTCCCAATATCTGGTGTGTTTCTAGGATAATCGAATTCCCGAATACTATAAACCGAATCTGATTCTTTCCAGAACATCAAATCAAAAGGTGAAAGAATCGCATTTAAAGAAGCTTCTAAATTGTATTGATTTATTCGCCAATCTGCATAATCTAAATATTTTTCGTTCAGTAGAGATTTCTCATCTTTTACAGTAATATTGTAGATTTCTTCAATATCTTCAATCGTTTTCGTAATAGATTGATTAAAATTACTGTCAGAATTCTGTGATTGTCCAGAAATAAATGCAAGAAGAGCCACCAAGAATACATAATTCTTACAAACAATGGTATATGTATCTTTCTGGTTGTTCATTATTATTTACTAATTTTTATAGTATAACTCCCTGAACCCAAATTGAATTCAACTTTTTCATTTCTAATAGTATAGTCCAGTAATTTCTCGCCGTTTACTAAAACTTTAGACGATTTTGAAGCAGGTAATTTTAAAGTAGCGCTAGTATTTACAGGTATCTTATATGTAAATGTTGTATACTCCACGTTTTTATTCCATTCTGCTATAATTGTTCCATATAAAGACTCATAAGATGATTGTACAAATTGCAAATTACCTACAAGTTCCGGTTCTAAGTAAAAATGCTTAAATCCCGGAGCTTTTTTATCAGCTTTTATTCCAGCTAAACTTTCATAGAACCACTCTTCAATTTGTCCCATCATAAAATGATTAAGAGAATTACCCTTTGTCGGATCCCATTGTTCTGTAAGAGTTGTTAAACCGAATTTAATCTGAAATCCATAACCTGGTGCATCATAATGGTTTTGCATTTTAAATAAGATTTCATTTTCATCGTTTTCAGCTAATACTTGATATAAGTATCTATTGCCTACATCTCCAGTTGTCAATCTGTAATTATTAGCCTTGATTGTATCCGTCAGGCTTTTCAGTACACGTTTTCTATTCTCTGGCTGAACTATTCCCATATAGATCGGCACCGCATTACTGAACTGGCTACCAGTTGCATAATTTCCTTTTTCAATATTGTAAAATTCAGTATTAAAAGCTTCTTGAATTTTTTTAGTCAGCTGTTCATATTTTTTGGCATCTGCAGATTTACCTAACATAGTCGCTGCTTTGGATAATAATTTTGATCCATAATAATAATGGCTAGTTGCAGAAAGTGCTATTGGGCTATTTTTTGAATAACCAGCAGCATGATCACCGTAATCATACCAATCTCCTAGTCCGTGGTATACAATATGTTTTCTTGCTGTCGAAGAAAGGTAATCTACATAGTTCTTCATTACCGTATAGTATTTCTCGATAAGAGATGTATCTCCATAATATTGATAATACATCCAGGGGAGCATAATTCCCGCAAGTCCCCATTCGGGAGAATCGGTAAAATCTCCTCCAAAAACAACATACTCCGGAGCAATATTTGGGATAAGTCCATTCTCCCTCTGGGCGTCTGCAATATCTTGCATTACCTTCGGAATAAAATTTTCAAGATGATAGTTGAAGAATAATCCAGGTCCGTTTAAATGGGTTTCTTCTAACCAACCCAACTTTTCACGATGCGGGCAATCGGTAAAAACACTATGAAAATTACTTTTAATCGCCGCATCTATTAATTGATGGGTATGATTGAAAATTTCGTTAGAACTTTCAAACGTTCCGCCAGCTTTTGCCGAATTATTTACGAAAAGTGATTGGATATCTAGAACTGTGGGAGGACCCTGAATTTCCTCCTGCTGGTAATTTGCACCTTCAATTTGTGCGTACTGATAACCATAATAACTGAAGTTAGGACGCCATGTTTCAACTTCATCTCCTTTAAAAGTATATTCATAATAATAAGGTTTTCCTGAACCTCCTTGGGAAATACTTCCATCTTCTTTTAGTTTCTCACCTACCCAAATTTTTAGCTTTTGACCTCTCTTACCCTTTGCTTTGAATTCTGGAAATCCTGAAAGATTTTGACCAAAATCGAGAACAAAGGTAGTATCTGCTAATTTCTGAGACTGCTTAACAGAATAAGCGTTTGATATAGCTACAGGTGTTGCCTGTTGAGGAAGTAATTTTCCTTTCGGAGCTTTCTGGAGAATCACATCATTCCACTGTGAATCATCAAAACCCGGCATATCCCACCCGATTTGCTCCATTCTTGCATCATAATCTTCTCCACCAAAAATCGTATTGAAAGTAATCGGACTTTTATCATATTTCCAACTGCTATCAGAATATATAATTTCTTCTGAACCATCAGTATAAGCTAGCTTCAACTGAAAAAAGAGCGTAGGAGGACCAAAGCTTATATAAAATTTAGAATACCTTTCTCCGATAACATTATACATCCCGTTACCAAGCAAAACCCCTATAGCATTATTCCCTATATCCAGTTGATTAGTAACATCATAAATATTATAATATACTGTTTTATCATAATCTGTCCATAGAGGTGCAAATTCGCTATTACCCACTTTATTTCCGTTTAAGCTGAGTTTATAATGACCTAAACCCGACACATAAATTTTTGCAGATTCAATTTTTTTATCCGCTTTAAATTCCTTTCGTAAGATGATACTTCGATAAGCTAGTGAATCTAATGATCCTATTATGGAATCTCTTTTTGATTTTTTGAATGTTGGAGTATGCATCTTTCGCCCTTCCGGCAAATGACTATTTGCTCGAGAAATTGCTCCTATCCATTTAGCCTTTAATTTTTCAGATTTAGGCGAAGTATAGAATTGTGCTATTTTACTTTTTGCAGAACCCGAATTATTCGTCCAAACCTCAACATTCCAATAATAATCATTCTCGTAATTAAATGGAGGACCATCATATTTTAGATGCTGACTCACATCGGAATTGATTTTTCCGCTATCCCAAAAAAGCTTCTGGAATTTTTTATCCCGAGAAACCTGAATTCTATAGGCCGTTTGCTTTATATCGAATCCTGAAGATTTTAATTGCCAGCCAAATTTCACCTCATTAGGATCAATTCCTAGAGGATCAGATTGCATACCAACTTCCAGTTCTACAATTTCTAAATTTGATGCAATAAATAGAGTTTTCCCTTCTCTATGAGATCCACAGGAAAGAAAAAGCAATGTTATTAAACCAAATATAGATCTAGTAGCTACTTTCATTTATTTCTTTAGTGCTTCCGTTTTTAAACCTTTAATATAAAAAGCGGCTTCTGGTATCTGTTTACCTGTATTTTCCAAATCCTTATAATTATCAGCTGGAGTATCTGGCGTAGGAAAATAACGCTGCTCACCAGTTCTAAACATAATTCTTTCAAAAGCATGAACAGGCGAATAAAATATACGTTCTGTTTTGTGTTTTCCATTTACAGTTAGCGAATACCACCTTCTAGACGGCTCTAATGTTATATCAATTTCATATTCTTTACCTAATTCATAATCTAATATATGTTTAAACCGAGCTCCAGATTTAGTTATCAATTCCCCCTCTTCATTAAAAATTAAGCGTACTGCTGGTAGACCTTTTTGATTTTGAAATTCTACTTGCAACATGCCATGATTATTTTGACCTGGCATAACCGTAAACGTAGCGTGAAGATTCTCGGTATGCGGTATGATACGATCCACTCTTGCATAATCAAATGCATCCTTATCCTTTAGGGCAAGCCATTTCACATCATCTTTTTTCTCTATTCCTACAGTTGCCCATTGCAAATCATAATAATTCCACATATTTAATTCCGCTCCATCCGGCAATTCATTAAACGTCTCATCTATATGTTCATTGACAGTGGCAGTGATAGGAACCGGAACTTTGGCTACCCAAATATCTTCTTTATTCACACTATACGTTAACCACATATCCCTATCAGGAGGATTACCATTACTTTCTAAAATTCCGCGAACATACTGAGGGCCGTAAGACTTATAATTCCCTCTGTACCGCATTGGACTTATCTCACCATGGACCAGGAATAAATTATCATATACTAATCCATCTGAACTTGTGGATAAAGCAAGTGGCCATCTAAATTCGGAAGGATTATAAACTGTCGCGTATTTACCGTCTGATGTTTTTTGTCCCCATATTTTAGCATTACTGTTTACGAAACCTGGTGCACGCATGGGATGATATTCCCAATTTTCACCACCATCAAGACTCAATGAAGTAAGTGCATGTTTCCACCAACCTACCGTACGCCCATCGGCTAAATGGTAATAACTAAAAGCTTTAAATTGATCCTTTAGCGGAATTAATGCATCATCTCGATCTTGTTCTTCTACCCATTGTTGCATCATTAAAGGTTTGGAAAGAAGTTCTTCACAAGCCTTAACGAATTCCTTGTCTTTGCTTTTATTATAAAAAGCATATTCTGAAAGTGATTTATCCCAGGTCTTATTATATCTTATAAAATATATTGGCCCCAGACTTCCATCTTTTTTGATTTCTCTAACTACACGACCAATTCCTTTTCCATCATTAGGATCGTCTTTTTCGTTTAATGCTATTCCATAATATGCTAAGGTCAGAAATTTACCATTGGAGGCTTTGTAAAACCCCATACGCTGATGCATTACTGCAGTAATATTATTAGCTTCTCCTTTCACTCCTTCTTTAGTCCATCCATTAGGAATGTTATATTCTGGAAAAATCACTTCAGGTTTAGTCCAATCTTTGCCATTTTTTGAAGTAATAAGTAAAGTAGTACTTGGTGGAATATGTTCACCGATAGAATCGTTAAGATATTGAACAAAAAATGTATTATTCCAATATGCAATATTTGGCGCGTGATTATAGGTCCAACCCAAACCATCTGCAGTTTCAGGATGCTCTCTCGATGCTCTCATAATCTGAGTAGCATGCGTACCAACTGCTGGTCTTAATTGGCCATGATGATAATCTATATTTGATAAAGTAGTACCAACATATTTCGCAGTATCTACTTTCTGAGAATAGAATATTAACGTAGATGTACTAAAAATAAGCGTTATTACTAACTTTTTAAAACTTCTTAAGTTTAATCGCATGCAAAAAGAGATTAATAAACTTGTTTAAATTGTTATTTTAATTCTTTGCTTTTGGCGATAAGCCCATTTAAAACCTTATTAGAAATACGGGTAATTGTTCCGTGTTTATGTCCTTCTGGTAATTCAATTTTATCACTTATATTTTTGAATTCCTTGAAATTTTCAGTTTCAACAGCACCAAAGCTTTTATCACCATAATTATCGTAATAAATAATATATTTCCCATCCTGTTGTATCACGGTAGGACCTTCTGTAAGAAACCCTGTAAAGGGTTCAGAAATATTTTTATAGGTACCTAATGGATTAGAAGCAAATGCTACTTTTAAATTTCGATTAGGACGTGTATTATCTTTAAGAACAAGGACATAATCTTCTGT is from Zunongwangia endophytica and encodes:
- a CDS encoding MGH1-like glycoside hydrolase domain-containing protein produces the protein MNLNDLKIYLLLSICTLIYSCDAQDERNKQTSVSSKSFILRTENFKKYADKFNTMEGENIAQAIPNDSSWNWMQQNIPLFETSQKSFEEMFYYRWWTARKHIKKTPEGYAITEFLVDRSYADKYNLISCALSHHIHEFRWLHNRDYINQDVHVWFRGNDGENMEKLRTFSSWTASSLYDKFLVDQNKNYLLDMFPDLVEEYEAWEGDRKRDDGLFWQHDVKDGMEESLSGGRHIKNARPTINSYMYGNAKAIAKMARMTGDKQLASRFDKKADTLKQLVEQHLWNPKDQFFETFTENDTCANVREAIGFIPWYFNLPDENSEYNEAWKQVKNEAGFLAPFGLTTAERRSPRFRTHGTGTCEWDGAVWPFATSQTMTALANFMNDYNQNIVQKEDYYQLLDLYVESQYYRGRPYIGEYLDESTGYWLMGDRERSRYYNHSTFNDLLITGLVGLRPRADEKIEVNPLIPENQWEYFCLDNVLYHGDILTILWDKTGKKYNKGKGFRIFRNGNEVASAENLERLITQ
- a CDS encoding glycoside hydrolase family 95 protein; amino-acid sequence: MSKLLGHIGIILMLFFTSSLFGQSKNNLKLWYDKPAENWNEALPIGNGRLGAMVFGSPSVERLQLNEETIWAGQPNSIAHEKALEALPEVRKLIFEGKYKEAQDLATSDIRSQTNNGMPYQTFGNVYISFAGHSNYTDYYRDLDIQNAIASVSYKVDGVTFNREILSAFKDDVIAVKLSADRPGMITTNILMQSPYDKTDPVSRGDVIMLDGTSSNHEGLRGGVDFEGRLAVETVGGSVKSENGTIAIKDADSATIYISIATNFKNYKDLSEDVRKKTISLLNNARKKDFESIKKNHSDYYQKFFNRVSLILGKTEALDQPTNLRIKNFSEQYDPQLVELYFQFGRYLLISSSQPGGQPANLQGIWNDMLFPPWESKYTMNINAEMNYWPAELTNLSEMHEPFIQLAKEVSETGRETAKIMYDADGWVLHHNTDIWRITGPIDNSHSGMWPSGGAWLMQDLWERYNYSGNKKYLDEIYPILKGSAEFFLDFMVPHPEFGYLVVVPSNSPENSHGGGEGNASITAGATMDQQLMFDLFTHTAEAAKILNKDKDFVQQLNSAKQKLAPMQIGRYGQLQEWLKDWDDPEDDHRHISHLYGLFPSNQISPFRNPELFESTKVVLEHRGDKSTGWSMGWKVNLWARLLDGNHAYKLLNDQLSLVGDDGGGSYPNMLDAHPPFQIDGNFGVTAGIAEMLMQSHEGAVHLLPALPDAWNTGSIKGIRARGGFTIEELKWSNNKIQQVTIKSNLGGNLRLRTESKMDLKKLKLAKGENSNSFFKINPIQQPIIKDKSQTSQPELPKYYEYDIETEKGKTYTFSSK
- a CDS encoding alpha/beta hydrolase family protein; this encodes MNNQKDTYTIVCKNYVFLVALLAFISGQSQNSDSNFNQSITKTIEDIEEIYNITVKDEKSLLNEKYLDYADWRINQYNLEASLNAILSPFDLMFWKESDSVYSIREFDYPRNTPDIGKRRLEYLNNLYTNKSEWEERKASLKACIIEALKINDAPVLEKPQVVITKKRKYKGYSVENIGLEVLPGVYATGSIYRPLKTKNKSAVILSPNGHFGDGRYRESEQIRCANLAKMGAIVVSYDLFGWGESTLQFASEYHKTSIAQTIQVLNGIKLLNYLLKLAEADANRVAITGGSGGGSHSLFLTAIDDRIKVSVPVVMVSSYFSGGCPCESGQPIHLCGNGTNNAEISAMAAPRPQLIVSDGQDWTKHVPEIEYPFIKKVYSFYNAEGKLENQHFADEGHNYKESKRKAMYPFMAKYLDLDLSKIVKNGEILENISLETENEMKVFGDNGEQLPKNAMHDINQLYALFGLTYEK
- a CDS encoding alpha-L-rhamnosidase, producing the protein MKVATRSIFGLITLLFLSCGSHREGKTLFIASNLEIVELEVGMQSDPLGIDPNEVKFGWQLKSSGFDIKQTAYRIQVSRDKKFQKLFWDSGKINSDVSQHLKYDGPPFNYENDYYWNVEVWTNNSGSAKSKIAQFYTSPKSEKLKAKWIGAISRANSHLPEGRKMHTPTFKKSKRDSIIGSLDSLAYRSIILRKEFKADKKIESAKIYVSGLGHYKLSLNGNKVGNSEFAPLWTDYDKTVYYNIYDVTNQLDIGNNAIGVLLGNGMYNVIGERYSKFYISFGPPTLFFQLKLAYTDGSEEIIYSDSSWKYDKSPITFNTIFGGEDYDARMEQIGWDMPGFDDSQWNDVILQKAPKGKLLPQQATPVAISNAYSVKQSQKLADTTFVLDFGQNLSGFPEFKAKGKRGQKLKIWVGEKLKEDGSISQGGSGKPYYYEYTFKGDEVETWRPNFSYYGYQYAQIEGANYQQEEIQGPPTVLDIQSLFVNNSAKAGGTFESSNEIFNHTHQLIDAAIKSNFHSVFTDCPHREKLGWLEETHLNGPGLFFNYHLENFIPKVMQDIADAQRENGLIPNIAPEYVVFGGDFTDSPEWGLAGIMLPWMYYQYYGDTSLIEKYYTVMKNYVDYLSSTARKHIVYHGLGDWYDYGDHAAGYSKNSPIALSATSHYYYGSKLLSKAATMLGKSADAKKYEQLTKKIQEAFNTEFYNIEKGNYATGSQFSNAVPIYMGIVQPENRKRVLKSLTDTIKANNYRLTTGDVGNRYLYQVLAENDENEILFKMQNHYDAPGYGFQIKFGLTTLTEQWDPTKGNSLNHFMMGQIEEWFYESLAGIKADKKAPGFKHFYLEPELVGNLQFVQSSYESLYGTIIAEWNKNVEYTTFTYKIPVNTSATLKLPASKSSKVLVNGEKLLDYTIRNEKVEFNLGSGSYTIKISK
- a CDS encoding six-hairpin glycosidase; this encodes MRLNLRSFKKLVITLIFSTSTLIFYSQKVDTAKYVGTTLSNIDYHHGQLRPAVGTHATQIMRASREHPETADGLGWTYNHAPNIAYWNNTFFVQYLNDSIGEHIPPSTTLLITSKNGKDWTKPEVIFPEYNIPNGWTKEGVKGEANNITAVMHQRMGFYKASNGKFLTLAYYGIALNEKDDPNDGKGIGRVVREIKKDGSLGPIYFIRYNKTWDKSLSEYAFYNKSKDKEFVKACEELLSKPLMMQQWVEEQDRDDALIPLKDQFKAFSYYHLADGRTVGWWKHALTSLSLDGGENWEYHPMRAPGFVNSNAKIWGQKTSDGKYATVYNPSEFRWPLALSTSSDGLVYDNLFLVHGEISPMRYRGNYKSYGPQYVRGILESNGNPPDRDMWLTYSVNKEDIWVAKVPVPITATVNEHIDETFNELPDGAELNMWNYYDLQWATVGIEKKDDVKWLALKDKDAFDYARVDRIIPHTENLHATFTVMPGQNNHGMLQVEFQNQKGLPAVRLIFNEEGELITKSGARFKHILDYELGKEYEIDITLEPSRRWYSLTVNGKHKTERIFYSPVHAFERIMFRTGEQRYFPTPDTPADNYKDLENTGKQIPEAAFYIKGLKTEALKK